From one Thalassospira lucentensis genomic stretch:
- a CDS encoding DUF2232 domain-containing protein, translated as MSRNTLMAVGAGLGSSVLFLLVLSGNPLALLLSYFGHLPLFLIGFWQGPKRLLVAAIAACSALVLLGGLLPFTVFMVVFAGPAMLLTRMALVIRKDENGKPGFVPTGILVSAMAVMIAMVMIIITGSVTAEGLDIQEFISQFLGQMYSEMGVPMTPEVQNVIGMFQTYFPAIVAVSWLLMLFANAAIAQAILVRSGRNLRPSPDLASMALPGWSLFAFALAGFLVGFADGSLAYVARNVAVVLAVPFLLQGLALVHGQAARWPQKRMILTVFYIVAVLSTWSFVAITGLGIVEHLIRLRGKQPMTRSNEEDR; from the coding sequence ATGTCGCGTAATACCCTAATGGCGGTCGGTGCAGGTCTGGGCAGTTCTGTCCTGTTTCTGCTGGTGTTGTCGGGGAATCCGTTGGCGCTGCTGCTCTCCTATTTCGGGCATCTGCCACTTTTCCTTATTGGATTTTGGCAAGGTCCAAAACGCCTGCTGGTTGCGGCAATTGCCGCATGTAGCGCCCTGGTTCTGCTGGGGGGACTGCTGCCTTTCACGGTCTTTATGGTCGTGTTTGCCGGACCGGCGATGTTGTTGACCCGCATGGCGCTGGTCATCCGCAAGGACGAAAACGGGAAACCGGGTTTTGTTCCGACCGGAATACTGGTCAGTGCCATGGCCGTGATGATTGCAATGGTGATGATTATCATCACCGGCAGCGTAACGGCGGAAGGTTTGGACATTCAGGAATTCATTTCGCAGTTCCTGGGCCAGATGTATTCGGAAATGGGCGTCCCAATGACGCCGGAAGTCCAGAATGTCATCGGTATGTTCCAGACATACTTCCCGGCGATTGTAGCGGTAAGCTGGCTTCTTATGCTGTTTGCCAATGCTGCGATCGCACAGGCAATTCTGGTGCGCTCCGGCCGCAATTTGCGTCCGTCGCCCGATCTGGCCTCGATGGCCTTGCCTGGCTGGTCACTGTTTGCGTTTGCCCTGGCCGGGTTTCTTGTCGGTTTTGCCGATGGTTCTCTGGCCTATGTGGCGCGAAACGTCGCGGTGGTGCTGGCAGTGCCGTTCCTTTTGCAGGGATTGGCGCTGGTGCATGGGCAGGCAGCCCGTTGGCCGCAAAAACGTATGATACTGACGGTATTCTATATCGTCGCGGTTCTGTCCACGTGGTCGTTTGTCGCGATCACCGGACTTGGAATTGTAGAGCATTTAATCAGGCTGCGGGGGAAACAACCGATGACCCGTAGCAATGAGGAGGATCGGTGA
- a CDS encoding MlaE family ABC transporter permease translates to MPIFAPVGRMFLAFLALVGRVTVFAGRTIGHMVTPPFYFRLIFKQMCEIGYFSLPVVAMTTLFAGMVLALQSYSGFSRFSAESAVATVVVISMTRELGPVLAGLMVAGRVGAAIAAEIGTMRVTEQIDALVTLSTNPFKYLVVPRVIAGLVTLPVLVLIGDIIGVLGGYLVGVNKLGFNDGSYIRNTFQYLEQLDVISGLVKASVFGFLITLMGCYHGYHSRGGAQGVGQATTNAVVSSSILILISNYIVTELFFTR, encoded by the coding sequence ATGCCGATCTTTGCGCCGGTTGGCCGTATGTTCCTTGCCTTTTTGGCCCTTGTCGGTCGCGTCACGGTCTTTGCCGGGCGTACCATCGGCCATATGGTAACACCGCCATTCTATTTCCGACTTATATTCAAACAGATGTGCGAGATCGGCTATTTCTCGTTGCCGGTAGTCGCCATGACGACCCTGTTTGCCGGGATGGTTTTGGCCTTGCAATCCTATTCAGGATTTTCACGCTTTTCTGCCGAAAGCGCGGTTGCCACGGTTGTCGTCATTTCGATGACACGTGAACTGGGCCCGGTTTTGGCGGGGCTCATGGTTGCCGGACGTGTCGGTGCGGCCATTGCTGCTGAAATCGGCACGATGCGCGTTACCGAACAGATCGATGCGCTGGTGACGCTTTCGACCAATCCGTTCAAATATCTGGTTGTGCCCCGCGTCATTGCCGGGCTGGTGACCCTGCCGGTGCTTGTTCTGATCGGTGATATCATCGGGGTGCTAGGCGGGTATCTTGTCGGGGTCAACAAGCTTGGCTTCAACGACGGGTCCTATATCCGCAATACGTTCCAGTATCTTGAACAGCTTGACGTGATTTCGGGTCTGGTGAAGGCCTCTGTATTCGGGTTCCTGATCACGCTGATGGGCTGCTATCACGGCTATCATTCACGTGGCGGTGCACAGGGTGTGGGCCAGGCAACGACCAATGCCGTGGTTTCAAGCTCCATCCTGATCCTGATTTCGAACTATATCGTCACCGAACTCTTCTTCACACGCTAA
- the rpsF gene encoding 30S ribosomal protein S6, with translation MSKYESVFIARQDFSTAQVEALNEKLTQTVEGLGGKVAKTEYWGLRSLAYRVKKNRKGHYTLFQIEADNATIAEYERQMRLNEDVLRQMTVKVEEFEEEQSAILRNRDERGGRGGNRRGGPRQHG, from the coding sequence ATGAGCAAGTACGAGAGCGTGTTTATCGCACGTCAGGACTTCTCGACCGCACAGGTCGAAGCCCTGAATGAAAAACTCACCCAGACCGTCGAAGGTCTCGGTGGTAAAGTTGCCAAAACCGAATATTGGGGTCTGCGTTCCCTGGCATACCGTGTCAAGAAGAACCGCAAAGGCCACTATACCCTCTTCCAGATCGAAGCCGACAACGCAACGATTGCGGAATACGAGCGTCAGATGCGCCTGAACGAAGACGTTCTGCGTCAGATGACTGTCAAGGTTGAAGAGTTCGAAGAAGAACAGTCAGCCATTCTGCGTAATCGCGACGAGCGCGGTGGTCGTGGCGGTAATCGTCGCGGCGGTCCCCGTCAGCACGGCTAA
- the alr gene encoding alanine racemase, which translates to MSVLPAAGRAAECAELQINLRAIADNYQIIKKRYKGRTCGAVVKADAYGLGAQTIVPVLKKQGCRLFFVAQANEAADLFPLLRGGGRIAVLNGVLPGDEEFFIENDVIPVLNDLGQIERWSNLCREHERPAPAFIHLDTGMNRLGLAPREIGELVDRYSSLLYGFEKAGYMTHPAAADEAENPVTAEQYELFMKWYRRLPPAPRGFCNSSAIFRNNDYHLEFCRPGFALWGGNPTPETTNPMRPVVKLTAKVLQTRQIDAGEAVGYGNTWRAERASRIATIAVGYADGWLRSLSNAGKVRIKGHEVPYVGRVSMDAISIDITDLPGKPLQPGDMIPLIDDKMTVDDIASAAGTIGYEVLTSLGHRYRRVYTES; encoded by the coding sequence ATGAGCGTTCTTCCCGCCGCCGGCCGTGCTGCTGAGTGTGCCGAACTTCAGATCAATCTGAGGGCGATTGCAGATAACTACCAGATCATCAAGAAACGCTATAAAGGGCGGACTTGTGGTGCGGTTGTCAAAGCAGATGCCTATGGCCTTGGCGCTCAGACCATTGTGCCGGTTCTCAAAAAGCAGGGTTGCCGTCTTTTCTTTGTCGCGCAGGCAAACGAGGCAGCAGATCTGTTTCCGTTGTTGCGGGGCGGCGGTCGCATTGCTGTCCTGAACGGTGTTCTTCCCGGCGACGAAGAATTCTTTATCGAGAACGACGTCATTCCGGTTCTCAATGACCTTGGCCAGATCGAACGCTGGTCAAATCTGTGCCGCGAACATGAACGCCCGGCACCAGCCTTCATCCATCTTGATACCGGGATGAACCGTCTGGGCCTTGCCCCGCGTGAGATCGGTGAGCTGGTTGATCGCTATTCGTCTCTTTTGTACGGCTTTGAAAAGGCGGGTTACATGACCCATCCTGCGGCCGCCGACGAGGCCGAAAATCCGGTCACGGCCGAGCAGTACGAACTGTTCATGAAATGGTATCGCCGCCTGCCGCCAGCCCCGCGCGGTTTCTGTAATTCTTCGGCGATTTTCCGCAATAACGATTACCATCTTGAATTCTGCCGCCCGGGATTTGCGCTTTGGGGCGGAAATCCGACCCCGGAAACCACCAACCCGATGCGACCAGTAGTCAAACTGACGGCCAAGGTGCTTCAGACTCGTCAGATCGACGCTGGCGAAGCGGTTGGTTATGGCAATACCTGGCGCGCCGAACGTGCAAGTCGCATCGCGACGATTGCGGTTGGCTATGCCGATGGCTGGCTACGTTCGCTTTCAAATGCGGGTAAAGTCCGCATCAAGGGGCACGAAGTGCCTTATGTCGGGCGGGTTTCGATGGATGCCATCAGCATCGACATCACCGATCTTCCGGGCAAACCGTTGCAACCCGGCGACATGATTCCGCTGATTGATGACAAAATGACAGTTGACGACATTGCAAGTGCTGCGGGTACAATCGGTTATGAGGTACTGACTTCTCTTGGACATCGCTACCGGCGGGTCTATACAGAAAGCTGA
- a CDS encoding CvpA family protein, translating into MDFSSLPDLGARDVFDLVIVGIVLISGLFAFFRGFIHETLSMMGWVGAGVCALYGYPIVRPYVRDLIPSELIADLATGVGLFLITFLIFSFISGRIGRAVQNSGLDSLDSTLGFVFGLLRGGLIVCIGFLALSWLLPATSQPDWVRDARTRPVLEEGAFLLMRAMPDEIFDTTTEEMARAQRDAEINDQTYRQLLGPEPKGAGPKPLNGYTRPSRDDLDRLIEATTNE; encoded by the coding sequence ATGGATTTCTCCAGCCTGCCCGATCTTGGTGCACGGGACGTATTCGATCTGGTGATTGTGGGCATTGTCCTGATCTCGGGTCTGTTTGCATTTTTCCGGGGCTTTATCCATGAAACCCTGTCGATGATGGGGTGGGTCGGGGCTGGTGTCTGTGCGCTATACGGATACCCGATTGTGCGTCCCTATGTCCGCGATCTGATCCCGTCTGAACTGATTGCCGATCTGGCAACCGGGGTTGGTCTGTTTCTGATCACCTTCCTGATCTTTTCCTTCATCAGCGGCCGGATTGGCCGTGCAGTTCAGAATTCCGGACTTGATAGCCTCGACAGCACCCTTGGCTTTGTCTTTGGTCTTTTGCGTGGCGGTCTTATCGTCTGTATCGGCTTTCTGGCCCTGTCATGGCTTTTGCCAGCAACCTCGCAGCCAGACTGGGTTCGCGATGCCCGGACACGCCCGGTTCTGGAAGAGGGCGCGTTCCTGCTGATGCGCGCAATGCCCGATGAAATCTTTGACACAACGACCGAAGAAATGGCCCGTGCTCAACGTGATGCAGAAATCAACGACCAGACATACCGTCAACTTCTGGGTCCCGAGCCAAAAGGTGCTGGACCCAAGCCCCTAAACGGGTATACAAGGCCCTCGCGCGATGATTTGGATCGTCTGATAGAGGCGACCACCAACGAGTGA
- a CDS encoding replicative DNA helicase, which yields MTDPQLDALFAPLEENHGGNTGMVLERTPPHNFEAEAALLGAILNNNAAYERVSDILRPEHFADARHGRIFEACGKLIERGQLANPVTLSAFFRQDEHLAEIGGAQYLAELSNNLVSVINAGDYGKLVYDLYLRRELIEIGEDTVNEAYRYEIETDAANQIEKAEQKLFSLATAGAAESGFVAFGPALTKAYENIEHAYKNAGKVVGVTTGLRDIDRKLGGLHPSDLLILAGRPSMGKTALAMNVAFNAAIASHQNRRAGTDTGDELKTGAVAVFSLEMAAEQLAGRLLSQAAEVSGDNMRRGDLNEDDFQRLVVATQELNTVPLYIDDTPALPVSTLRTRCRRLKRQHGLAMIVVDYLQLLAPPTNFRGDGRVQEVSEITRMLKAIAKELEVPVLALSQLSRAVEQREDKRPQLSDLRESGSIEQDADVVMFIYREQYYLERAEPAQRPEEATDKFGERYSQWQERLNHVYNTAEVIVAKQRHGPVGNVRLFFDGNYTKFGDLDHIEEEYE from the coding sequence ATGACTGATCCCCAGCTAGATGCCCTGTTCGCACCCCTCGAAGAAAACCACGGTGGCAACACCGGAATGGTGCTCGAACGGACTCCGCCTCATAACTTCGAGGCGGAGGCTGCTTTGCTTGGGGCTATCCTCAATAATAACGCAGCATACGAACGCGTTTCAGATATCCTGCGCCCCGAACATTTCGCGGACGCCCGCCACGGTCGTATCTTTGAGGCCTGCGGCAAACTGATCGAACGCGGACAGCTTGCAAATCCGGTGACCCTGTCGGCGTTCTTCCGTCAGGACGAACATCTCGCCGAAATCGGTGGCGCGCAGTATCTGGCAGAATTGTCCAACAACCTTGTCTCGGTGATTAATGCCGGCGATTACGGTAAGCTCGTCTATGACCTGTATCTGCGCCGCGAACTGATCGAAATCGGTGAAGACACCGTCAACGAAGCCTATCGCTACGAGATTGAAACCGATGCTGCCAACCAGATCGAGAAAGCCGAACAAAAACTTTTCTCGCTGGCGACAGCGGGTGCAGCAGAATCCGGTTTCGTTGCGTTCGGCCCTGCCCTGACCAAGGCATACGAGAATATCGAACATGCCTATAAAAACGCTGGCAAGGTTGTCGGGGTTACCACTGGCCTACGCGATATCGACCGCAAGCTTGGTGGTCTGCATCCGTCCGACCTTCTGATCCTTGCCGGACGCCCGTCAATGGGTAAAACCGCCCTTGCAATGAACGTGGCGTTTAATGCAGCGATTGCATCGCATCAGAACCGTCGTGCCGGTACAGACACGGGTGACGAACTAAAAACCGGTGCAGTTGCTGTCTTCTCGCTCGAGATGGCGGCGGAACAGCTTGCCGGGCGACTTCTGTCCCAGGCGGCCGAAGTTTCCGGCGACAATATGCGCCGCGGTGATTTGAACGAAGACGATTTCCAGCGTCTTGTCGTTGCCACCCAGGAACTCAACACCGTTCCGCTTTACATCGACGATACGCCGGCCCTTCCGGTTTCGACCCTGCGCACACGTTGCCGTCGACTGAAACGCCAGCACGGCCTTGCGATGATCGTTGTCGACTACCTGCAGCTTCTGGCACCGCCAACCAACTTCCGCGGTGACGGTCGTGTGCAGGAAGTTTCCGAAATCACCCGTATGCTCAAGGCAATCGCCAAGGAACTCGAAGTTCCGGTCCTTGCCCTGTCGCAGCTCTCACGTGCCGTCGAACAGCGCGAAGATAAACGTCCGCAGCTTTCCGACTTGCGTGAATCGGGCTCGATCGAGCAGGACGCCGACGTCGTCATGTTCATTTATCGTGAACAATATTACCTCGAACGTGCGGAACCGGCACAACGCCCGGAAGAAGCAACCGACAAGTTCGGCGAGCGCTACTCCCAATGGCAGGAACGTCTGAACCACGTCTACAACACCGCAGAAGTCATTGTTGCCAAACAGCGTCACGGCCCGGTGGGCAACGTGCGCCTGTTCTTTGACGGGAACTACACCAAGTTTGGCGACCTTGACCATATCGAAGAAGAATATGAATAG
- a CDS encoding ABC transporter ATP-binding protein yields the protein MSDTAKISLRDVHKSFGPKKVLQGVNLDVGPGEFVAIIGGSGTGKSVTLKCVLGLLVPEQGSIKVNGTEMVGASRSTREDMLAHTGMLFQGAALFDSLPVWENVAFGLIEGRGMKRKQARDIAIARLADVGLGSEVANMSPASLSGGMQKRVGLARAIATEPEILFFDEPTTGIDPIMGDVINDLIVKCTRELGACAMTITHDMASARKIADRVAMLYQGKIIWDGPVSEIDKADNPYLQQFVSGDIEGPLDLDLKHL from the coding sequence ATGAGCGACACAGCCAAAATCTCGCTTCGTGATGTGCACAAGTCCTTTGGCCCGAAAAAGGTGCTGCAGGGTGTCAATCTGGATGTCGGGCCCGGCGAATTTGTTGCCATTATCGGCGGTTCGGGCACCGGCAAATCTGTCACGTTGAAATGCGTTCTGGGCCTGCTTGTTCCCGAACAGGGATCCATCAAGGTCAATGGGACGGAAATGGTTGGCGCATCGCGTTCAACCCGCGAAGACATGCTCGCCCATACCGGCATGCTGTTTCAGGGGGCAGCATTGTTTGACTCCCTGCCGGTTTGGGAAAATGTCGCCTTTGGGCTGATCGAAGGCCGCGGTATGAAACGCAAACAGGCCCGTGATATTGCGATTGCACGCCTTGCCGATGTCGGCCTTGGTTCCGAAGTCGCCAACATGTCCCCCGCGTCCCTTTCAGGGGGTATGCAAAAACGTGTCGGCCTGGCACGTGCCATTGCGACCGAGCCGGAAATCCTGTTTTTTGACGAACCGACCACCGGTATCGACCCGATCATGGGCGATGTGATCAACGACCTGATTGTCAAATGCACCCGTGAACTTGGCGCCTGCGCCATGACCATCACCCATGACATGGCAAGCGCACGTAAAATCGCCGACCGGGTTGCCATGCTGTATCAGGGCAAAATCATCTGGGATGGTCCGGTTTCTGAAATCGACAAGGCCGATAACCCCTATTTGCAACAGTTCGTTTCGGGTGATATCGAAGGTCCGCTGGATCTTGATCTGAAGCATCTCTGA
- the rplI gene encoding 50S ribosomal protein L9, producing MEVILLQRVEKLGQMGDVVTVKPGHARNRLLPQGMALRANKANLAAFEAKKVQLEADNLERRKEAEAVAENMGELAVTLVRQASDVGQLYGSVTARDISNAVTEAGFTVARTQVVLDQPIKTLGLHQVKINLHPEVSVEVTANVARSEEDAAEQLRKGGAVLGTIDEMEAEEALEAAEELFEEDVPADIADEVEGEEEANV from the coding sequence ATGGAAGTTATTCTGCTCCAGCGGGTAGAAAAACTCGGTCAGATGGGTGACGTAGTCACCGTCAAGCCGGGCCACGCCCGCAACCGTTTGCTGCCGCAGGGCATGGCCCTTCGCGCAAACAAAGCGAACCTTGCTGCTTTCGAAGCAAAGAAAGTACAGCTGGAAGCTGACAACCTGGAACGCCGCAAAGAAGCCGAAGCGGTTGCCGAGAACATGGGTGAACTTGCTGTTACCCTCGTTCGTCAGGCATCTGACGTCGGTCAGCTTTACGGTTCGGTTACCGCTCGTGATATCTCGAACGCGGTTACCGAAGCAGGTTTCACTGTTGCCCGTACCCAGGTCGTTCTTGATCAGCCGATCAAGACCCTTGGTCTGCACCAGGTCAAAATCAACCTTCACCCGGAAGTTTCCGTTGAAGTGACCGCCAACGTCGCACGTTCCGAAGAAGATGCCGCCGAGCAGCTTCGTAAGGGCGGCGCCGTTCTAGGCACCATCGACGAAATGGAAGCTGAAGAAGCTCTAGAAGCTGCTGAAGAACTCTTCGAAGAAGACGTTCCGGCTGATATTGCTGATGAAGTTGAAGGTGAAGAAGAAGCCAACGTTTAA
- the radA gene encoding DNA repair protein RadA has protein sequence MAKTQSRFICQNCGAEYRKWTGRCDACGEWNSIEEERIEAGPKATGGIATGTKGKQLDFVALEGESASPPRIITGIAELDRAVGGGLVPGSALLVGGDPGIGKSTILLQAVGVLSARHKCAYISGEEAVDQVRMRAARLGLEKSKVDFAAATSLRDIIATLDQSAHEVVVIDSIQTMYADTLDSAPGTVSQVRACALELIRLAKRKGFAVILVGHVTKEGQIAGPRVLEHMVDTVLYFEGERGHQFRILRAVKNRFGATDEIGVFEMGDAGLVEVPNPSALFLADREAPVSGTAVFAGLEGTRPMLVEIQALVAQSALATPRRAVVGWDSARMNMILAVLDARCGLPLSQFDVYLNVAGGMRVGEPAADLAVAAALISAVADAPVPAETVIVGEIGLSGEVRPVGQIESRLKEAAKLGFANAYSPRTGANGKKKITIKGLNQREIGHLQDLVNLFGDDVRDKVRPREGMY, from the coding sequence GTGGCCAAAACCCAAAGTCGTTTCATTTGCCAGAATTGCGGTGCCGAATACCGAAAATGGACCGGTCGTTGTGATGCGTGCGGTGAATGGAATTCGATCGAGGAAGAACGCATCGAAGCCGGACCAAAGGCAACCGGTGGGATTGCCACCGGGACCAAGGGAAAGCAGCTTGATTTTGTAGCCCTTGAAGGTGAAAGCGCAAGCCCGCCCCGCATCATCACCGGCATTGCCGAACTTGATCGTGCGGTTGGTGGTGGGCTGGTGCCCGGTTCCGCCCTTCTGGTAGGCGGCGATCCGGGGATTGGTAAATCGACGATCCTGTTGCAGGCCGTTGGCGTCCTGTCAGCCAGACATAAATGTGCCTATATCTCGGGCGAGGAAGCGGTTGATCAGGTGCGCATGCGTGCCGCCCGTCTTGGACTTGAAAAATCCAAGGTCGATTTCGCCGCTGCCACCAGCCTGCGCGATATTATCGCCACACTGGATCAAAGCGCGCATGAAGTCGTGGTCATCGATTCCATTCAGACCATGTATGCCGATACCCTTGATAGCGCCCCGGGTACCGTTTCACAGGTCCGCGCGTGTGCGCTTGAACTGATCCGCCTTGCCAAGCGCAAGGGATTTGCCGTGATCCTTGTTGGTCATGTCACCAAGGAAGGGCAGATTGCTGGCCCACGTGTTCTGGAACATATGGTCGATACGGTTCTTTATTTCGAAGGCGAACGCGGCCATCAGTTCCGTATTTTGCGCGCGGTCAAAAACCGTTTCGGTGCCACCGATGAAATCGGTGTGTTTGAAATGGGTGATGCGGGTCTTGTCGAAGTCCCGAACCCGTCGGCCCTTTTCCTTGCTGACCGCGAGGCACCTGTATCGGGTACTGCCGTGTTTGCCGGGCTTGAAGGCACCCGCCCGATGCTGGTCGAGATACAGGCACTGGTCGCGCAATCGGCACTTGCCACACCGCGTCGCGCGGTTGTTGGCTGGGATTCGGCCCGTATGAACATGATCCTTGCGGTTCTTGATGCCCGTTGCGGATTACCGCTTAGCCAGTTTGACGTTTATCTGAACGTTGCTGGTGGGATGCGCGTGGGTGAACCCGCCGCCGATCTTGCCGTGGCGGCCGCCCTGATATCCGCGGTTGCCGATGCGCCTGTTCCCGCCGAAACCGTTATTGTCGGTGAAATCGGCCTTTCAGGCGAAGTCCGTCCCGTCGGTCAAATCGAATCGCGCCTGAAAGAAGCCGCCAAACTCGGCTTTGCCAACGCCTATTCGCCACGTACCGGCGCAAACGGCAAAAAGAAGATCACGATAAAGGGCCTGAACCAGCGCGAAATTGGCCATCTTCAGGATTTGGTAAATCTCTTCGGCGACGATGTCCGCGACAAGGTGCGTCCACGCGAAGGCATGTATTGA
- the fabD gene encoding ACP S-malonyltransferase, translated as MTRAFVFPGQGSQAVGMGKELADAFPVAREVFQEVDDALSQKLSTLMFEGPENELTLTENAQPALMAVSLAVTRVLEAEGGFKLTDKCDLVAGHSLGEYSALAAAGTFAIADAARLLKIRGQAMQAAVPVGVGAMAALLGLNYVDAVAVAEEAAQGDVCTAANDNADGQVVVSGHKAAVERAIEIAKEKGAKRAVLLPVSAPFHCPLMQPAADRMAEALASVTMNAPRKPVVANVIAEKTADPETIRKLLVEQVCGTVRWRESVLYMKEQGITDLVELGAGKVLSGMVRRIDRDLTGSAVNGPADIESFLSTL; from the coding sequence ATGACACGCGCATTTGTTTTCCCCGGTCAGGGGTCGCAAGCGGTAGGTATGGGCAAGGAACTGGCTGACGCATTTCCGGTCGCCCGCGAAGTTTTCCAGGAAGTTGATGATGCGCTGTCGCAGAAACTCAGCACCCTGATGTTCGAAGGCCCTGAAAACGAATTGACGCTGACTGAAAATGCGCAGCCAGCCCTAATGGCGGTCAGCCTTGCGGTTACACGCGTTCTGGAGGCCGAAGGCGGTTTCAAACTGACAGACAAATGCGATCTGGTTGCCGGGCATTCGCTAGGTGAATATTCCGCCCTTGCTGCTGCCGGTACCTTTGCGATTGCTGATGCGGCCCGCCTTCTTAAAATCCGCGGGCAGGCAATGCAGGCAGCCGTTCCGGTCGGGGTTGGCGCGATGGCAGCCCTTCTGGGGCTTAACTATGTCGACGCAGTTGCCGTTGCCGAAGAAGCCGCCCAAGGCGATGTTTGTACCGCTGCAAATGACAATGCCGACGGACAGGTCGTTGTGTCGGGTCATAAAGCGGCTGTTGAACGCGCGATCGAGATCGCCAAGGAAAAGGGTGCAAAGCGTGCCGTTTTGCTGCCGGTATCGGCGCCCTTCCATTGCCCGCTGATGCAACCGGCTGCGGATCGTATGGCCGAAGCACTGGCTTCGGTAACGATGAATGCTCCGCGTAAACCGGTTGTCGCAAACGTGATTGCGGAAAAAACTGCTGATCCGGAAACCATTCGTAAACTCCTTGTGGAGCAGGTTTGCGGAACCGTGCGTTGGCGTGAGTCTGTCCTTTATATGAAAGAGCAGGGTATCACCGATCTGGTGGAGCTGGGCGCAGGTAAAGTTTTGAGTGGTATGGTTCGCCGTATTGACCGTGACCTGACCGGTTCGGCTGTTAACGGTCCGGCCGATATTGAAAGCTTCCTCAGCACGCTTTAA
- the rpsR gene encoding 30S ribosomal protein S18, translating into MAGRRLFFRRRKTCPFSGADAPKIDYKDVKLLQRFVSERGKIVPSRITAVSAKKQRELAKAIKRARFLALLPYADQI; encoded by the coding sequence ATGGCTGGACGTCGTCTGTTTTTCCGTCGCCGCAAAACCTGCCCGTTCTCGGGTGCGGATGCGCCGAAGATTGACTACAAAGATGTCAAACTGCTGCAGCGTTTCGTTTCCGAACGCGGCAAAATCGTTCCGAGCCGTATCACTGCGGTTTCGGCCAAGAAGCAGCGCGAGCTGGCGAAAGCCATCAAACGTGCACGCTTCCTGGCGCTGCTGCCTTACGCAGACCAGATCTGA